The Elaeis guineensis isolate ETL-2024a chromosome 11, EG11, whole genome shotgun sequence genomic interval CCCTCCTTCCTTTTCTCTTCATCAATTTTTCcttctcatcctcttcctccttcAAATCCATCTATGAGCAAAGGGCATTTCCATCTATTGAGAGGGAAGACTAACATCGTTTGTCAGTAAAATGAATGGCTGGATTATATTGGAACATATTGATAACTAAGAgtcaatttgatattttttaaaatataaggaTGTAAATAAAATTCGGCTAAGGTTGAAGAagtatttctataattttttttataatatattgttTTGATGCTTATTAGAAAAAATaaagctaaaaaaaaaagaaaaggtagaTACCTATGCTGTCTCGCATACTATAATAGGATGGCCGTGAGCTTGTAGGTTGTTTAAGTCATTTCGTACTTAAGTTTGCAGATTAATGTGATAGCTTTATGTTAGAAACATAATGACACTTTGCTTCAAGTAGTGTTTGGCACTTGAAATTAAGAATTTCCTACACGACacactggaaaaaaaaaaaaaaaaaaaggagtattGACTGCCCAACCGTGTCATGTTGTGTCCTATCATGCCCAAATGTCCAAAGATAGCTGATTCTTCTATAAACTTTTAAGACTGTGTCCAGGTAATATAGCCCCCACTACCCATCAACAATATGCTTCTTTAGCTTGGCATACTACTGTCCTTTGATGTGAGAAAGTAGTAAGAAGAATGCAAGTATCATCAAAAGGAGCATAGATGTCTTAATCAGACATCATGTAATATCTGTGtagatatatgtgtgtgtacatgtctgtatgtatgtatttatatgatAGAAATTATTGGCGAATGGTCATTCATAGAGCTAAAACCAAAGTTGTTGGGACAAGTGTTCATGGTTTTGGTTGCAtgcttttatatatatttttttgtgtacAAATGTAGTATaacaaaatataattaatataattttaggcTTTCTGCCGGGCTCAGACCAGATCAGCGGCTTAAGATCTTGAAATTTGAGCTCAGCCTACCCAATGTCTTAATTGCATTAGTATAAATGAGGCCCAGTATTGAGATTATAGCGATTTTTGTTAGCTTAGAAAGTATGCATCTATAGATAAACTAGTGCCATTTAATAAGTGAAATCCAAGCACAAATAAACAACCAATTTTGTATTTAGTGTATCAGTAATGAACCTTTTTTTAAGTGAGTCTGAATGTTGTTGTATCAAATCAATTGATCATCTTTCAATCTTCAACAAATCAAATTGGGACAAATTTAAATGGGTTAAGCTTGATTTTATTCCAATAATTTATATTGATTGCTGTAAATGTAATTTTGGTGATGgccactttcttttttttttggtaaaactgGAGCCTGAATCTTTTATTACAGCAATAGAATGCAATAGTCATCTAATACAATGAGCTGAGTCTGCTGTCATAGATCAACAGCAAAACAGAAACAAAAACAAAGCCAACAACCACTAAGGATCCCCATATTATACAGTACATTAGCTAAGTGGATTACAAACAAGCCAAGATGCTCAGTCCTTTGATAGGAATTAATAATCCAGCATAAAAGCATCAGCATTATATTATCAAAATCCATTTCCTCCATTACTTAAAGTCAAGTAAAGACTGCTTCCAGATAGAAAcgagctaattatttttcagcagCGAGTCAGAGGTTTCAAAAGTCTACAAAAACTGCTACAGTCTTCTTTGCACCGCTATGCCCATCCTATCTCCCTGAAAGATAGCAGCTAGTTCATTATGAATAGCATCATTAGTATTCCAACAACAATAATCCTGCTATGCCTTTTTTGTAATGTAGTCAGTAGCGTGATTTGCTTCCTTGTAGGTATGAGAAAGCATAAAATTTTGGCAACTATTCTTCCACTGCTGAATATCCAATAACCTACAGGATAGTCATGCTTTTTATCCTTTGATTGGTTAGTGATAATAGAAATGACAGACAAGGAATCTCTCTCAAGATAGATATTTGGCGATTGCAATTCCATAACAGAGCCCTTTCCCTAAGAACTTACCGATCAGAGCCGCTTTCCACCAATCACAAGCATTGTTGATATCTTTCTCAGTAAAAGCTACCACCTCAGTGAAATATTGTTGTAGACTTTCCACTTCTTCCTCCATAGCTTTCGCCTTCTCCCACTTGAATCTTCGAAGCCCATTGACAGTTTGAGCCCAGGTCCTGCATGCCTCGGTAGCTTTAGCTCCATTTTTATTGGATGAAATCTACGAAGGAGGACCATACCCCTCCTTTTGCTGCTGATCAAGGATTTTTGGATGATCAAGTGTAAAGCCCCCTCTGATTCACCACCAAGGAGGGGTCCGTTGAAACCCTTACGTTTCCTCTCCCTTTTTTTGCTCATAACAGCCCTCTTTGTCCCACTCGTATCTTGCCGTTGGCCAGCATTCTTCTTAGGTGCACCAGTTGGTCTTATGGTCCAGCAAATATGGAAGTCCAACACTTGTATCAGACAATCAGGTTTTGAGATATTTCAGTCACCAAGTATTGCTTTTATCAACATAGACTCCATCGTGCCCTCACCTTGATTCACCTTGATCTTGACAAAAAGGCTTGCTTttgttctatatatatatatttttttttgcttttgttcTAATTCAATTCTTCACAATGATTTTTATCCTAGATAATTGTTTGTATTGatcataaatttatatacatattgttGATGTTCAGAACTACTTTTAATTTACGTTATTGTAAGATAATCATTTATTATATCATCATAAGTCATCACAGAAACTGACGTCACAAAGAGCAAAATGGACCCGACAAGACCGGAACTGGACTTCAAAAAATTAAGACAGGAGAAGGGTCCGCGGCTAACCCCGGTTAAAAATATAAGCACCAAACCATGACTTGGGAATCAAAACGTCAAAAGAAAAGGGTCCACGGTTAACCAAGGCCCAACCAGCCCGCATTACTTCGGACATCAAAACTTCGGATCCGTCCGTCTGGACTTTTATAATTTATAGTTAAAATCCGCCATAGTGAGCAGCGGAGCAGAGAATACATTTGCAAACCCTCGTCCCGCTTTCGATTCCGTcgtgagagagtgagagagagagagggagagaggggagcGATGTCTAGGGTTTTTGAAGGCTGCCGGGTTCTGATGAAAACGGCGAGGACCGGGGTGAAGGCAGCGGCCACCCCCACGGCAGCAGGAGCGGCGGGGGCGGCGAAGCCCAAGAGCAACCCGGTCCTGAGGCCGCTGCCCGTCTCCCCGGCCATGAGGAAGTTCGTCGGTGCCCCGGAGATCTCGCGCGCTGAGGTCGTCAAGAAGATCTGGGAGCACATCAAGCTGAACCAGCTCCAGGTATTCTTACGGCCTccctctttctcctttttttccccTGCTTTATTAAGAATTTTATTTCTCGTCTTTCTTGTTGTTTTATTTGTTATTTCTTGGTTCTGGCTCCGACTTCCCTCAGCTTTTATGCTTTTGTGCTATTTGGAAGATCTGGTCAGGTCGTATGTTGCCAGGTTTTTGCCTGCATCGTGAGCTGCTTGGCGGATGATGCCAAAAAGTGATAATGGAATTGTGAACATGATTATTTTGTTAGCTGAAcccttttttttggaaaaaaaaaaaaggttccttTCTCTTCAGCATAGCTTTCGAAAGGTTTGATTGCCGATGAGTTTATTGATTTGGTTCATCTCGTTTCCAGGCCGCCACTGGCTGCTAGTTTCTATGTTAGCTAAcatggaggaagaaaaagaaagaagagaagcaaTGAATACGCAATAATCCGAGTTTCAGTATGTTGATGACCCTTAAATTTCATCTTGTGAACTTCAGATGTTAATGGAGGTGAAATTGCTTGAAAAGAACGTAACAACATTTAGTATTAATAAAGTTGTGTATTTTGGGCGAGGTTGTTGGTCTAGGTTGTCGTGAGCTTTTCCACAAGATGTGAGAGCCTCTTTTTAGAGATTAGGAAGGCTTCGGTAGTTCGAATCTTATGGTggagtttttctttttcttttctctcttgtgTGATTTCCGAGTTTAATATCAAGTCTTTGTCATGGGACACAATTAATGGTTAGGTGCTATATTTTGCATCTGTCTTTGTTTGAAATGGATATGGATTGTGAGTCGGATATTAATGAAATGGATATGCATATGAATGTAAATGAAATGGATGTTGATATGAATGTAAATCAGATACTATAAACCTTGTGAAAATGATGCTATTTCACTTTATGTTTTATTAACTCAACTCAAGTATTCAAGAATCCTGATTTTCtttaattaaaatggacaaatggtcatacaaagaacaaaaagaaataaTAGCATCCACCTAATCCCATGTTTGGATATCCTAATAACTTTGTTAAATTACCTCAATGACAATATGGACAAGAGTTGAAAGTTTTCTGTTTGGTAGCACATTTAAGTTTCATTTTGATAAAGATTCTAATTAGTGTTGTTTTAGTACGGGCGATGAATTTATCATTTGGAATTTCCACATTCTGGTTTTCCGAGTCTCATCTATGTGACACTAGGAATATTTAATTGTATCACTGCCTGAAGACTGACTGTTTATGGGCAGGTTCTCAAAAGATGAGAACAaggaaaaatacataaaaatgaaTCTATCACTTTTGCAACTTAGTGGGAAGTTTTAGGAAAACAGGCTTCCTCTTTGGGAAAAACTATTTTGAAGAGAGTTTGTGTGCCTGTGCTTTGAGATTTGGATTGCAAATTTGTAGTTATATGTGTAACTTAATTGATACTAGGGTTCTCTTTAGGCCCATATTTGTGGTTGTAGCTTTTTGTTCATTTGATTTCCATTCGTGAATTATCTTAGAATGTAACTATACTTCATTATT includes:
- the LOC105061128 gene encoding protein TRI1 — protein: MSRVFEGCRVLMKTARTGVKAAATPTAAGAAGAAKPKSNPVLRPLPVSPAMRKFVGAPEISRAEVVKKIWEHIKLNQLQNPTNKREIHCDEKLKTIFNGRDKVGMLEIARLITPHFQKSS